A single window of Sphaerodactylus townsendi isolate TG3544 linkage group LG05, MPM_Stown_v2.3, whole genome shotgun sequence DNA harbors:
- the TOR3A gene encoding torsin-3A: MASSRVPWLCCCLCLVVLGAQAHAGQPRPREGGEEASGSALLGAQPYERLQEHLGTVRALSKRYWRALACGLWQQECEREEEEEDEEEGAEEEGESETVREKQGWHLPVMSEILSSVYCSFGRCCATGDCRVTNNITGLELDLSRRLHGQHLARNVVLKAVQGFLETPQPEKALALSFHGWSGTGKNFVARLIAKHLYRDGLKSECVKVFISLFHFPHPTYVDSYKVQLAKQISETVRLCQQSLFIFDEAEKLHPSLLDAIKPYLDHYDSVDGVDYRQSIFLFLSNTGGNIINEVALHFWRAGRTREEITMEHLERYLRMELLDSAGDGSAHNCLLKENLIDFLVPFLPLEHRHVKLCARDAFLARNLPFTEEALDEVARMMVFVPKEEELFSVQGCKSVSQRINYFLP, encoded by the exons ATGGCGAGCTCTCGTGTGCCCTGGCTGTGTTGCTGCCTGTGCTTGGTGGTGCTGGGCGCCCAGGCGCACGCCGGCCAGCCGAGGCCCCGGGAGGGCGGGGAAGAAGCGTCCGGGTCGGCCCTGCTGGGTGCCCAGCCCTACGAGCGGCTGCAGGAGCACTTGGGCACTGTCCGCGCCCTTTCCAAGCGGTACTGGCGGGCGCTGGCCTGCGGGTTGTGGCAGCAGGAGTgcgagagggaggaggaggaggaagacgaagaagagggaGCGGAGGAGGAAGGCGAAAGCGAGACGGTCCGGGAAAAGCAAG GGTGGCACCTGCCTGTTATGAGTGAGATCCTCTCCAGCGTGTACTGCAGCTTCGGCAGATGTTGTGCAACGGGAGACTGCAGGGTGACCAACAACATCACAG GATTGGAGCTGGATCTTAGCAGGCGACTTCACGGACAACATTTGGCAAGAAATGTGGTTCTGAAAGCGGTTCAAGGCTTCCTGGAGACTCCTCAGccagaaaaagccctggccctttcCTTCCACGGCTGGTCTGGTACTGGCAAGAATTTTGTGGCCCGGCTAATAGCGAAACACCTTTACCGCGATGGCCTCAAGAGTGAATGTGTCAAGGTCTTCATCTCGCTATTCCACTTCCCCCATCCAACGTATGTGGACTCGTATAAG GTCCAACTAGCGAAGCAGATCAGTGAGACGGTGCGGCTATGTCAGCAGTCACTCTTCATCTTTGATGAGGCCGAAAAACTTCATCCCAGCCTCCTAGATGCCATCAAACCCTACCTGGATCATTATGACAGTGTTGATGGTGTAGATTACCGGCAGTCCATCTTTTTATTCCTGAG TAACACTGGAGGCAACATCATCAATGAAGTAGCCTTACACTTCTGGCGAGCCGGTCGAACCCGAGAGGAAATCACCATGGAGCATTTAGAACGCTACCTGAGGATGGAGCTGCTAGACTCCGCAG GTGATGGTTCTGCTCACAACTGCCTTCTAAAAGAGAACCTGATTGACTTCCTGGTGCCGTTCCTACCCCTGGAGCATCGTCACGTGAAGCTGTGTGCTCGGGATGCCTTCTTGGCCCGGAACCTACCCTTCACTGAGGAGGCGCTGGACGAGGTTGCAAGGATGATGGTGTTTGTTCCCAAAGAGGAAGAGCTCTTCTCCGTCCAAGGTTGCAAATCAGTCTCCCAGCGTATAAACTACTTCCTCCCCTGA